The sequence AGAATCACAATGAATCGTCTGCTGCTGCAGTGTCTAGTGACCACCATTCTGGTCTACAAAGGTCAATAAGTAAACCCCAAAACAGAGAGTACAACCAGAACTTTtaatatgattaaataaacCTATACAGGGGATATGGGTTTCAAAAATTTTTGGCAATTCTCGAAATTGCCAAGAAGAAAAATGTATATGCTGCAGGATTATATAAGCTGTTGTCCAATGCGCAGACTCCCAAAGAGTCTGGGACCGAGGCATCAAACATCTGGACCAGGCATCGGGGGAAATAGGTCAATGTTTTTGTCCGCACGCGAGGCGAAGCAAAACAAACGCGAATACGGGAAACCAAAACAGAAGCCTCGATAAGGGGTGgaatttgtattatttgtgTATTATTTGTGGGGTGCACATGGGGTTTCCATTTCCCAGATGACTGACAGCTGGTGTGACTTGTGTTCTTGCAGTGATTTCGGTGCCAACCAGCACGATGAGCACCAGCATCCAGACGACCTCGGAGATTCCGCAGCAGGATGACGATGACGACGACTGGGAGGAGGATGACGACTCCCTGGAATCGGATGACGATGGACGGGTCTACAAAAATCCCCGCAACTCGCCCTCCACAGAGTGTCCCCGGGATGAGGAGCAGGCCACTCTGCTTGGCCAGAAGTGCTTGAGGAAGTGCTCCTCCGACGAGGACTGCAAGAGCAAGAAGAAGAAGTGCTTGTGCGATGGGGTCTGCGGCAACTCCTGCATTAAACCAGGTGGGTCTAGGGTTTTAAAGTTTCCTAACTcttcttccaaaaaataaTCTTGTAACTTAAGTGTTATAATGATAGGAATAGCATGAAAATGCTAAAAAACTTATAACTCATCTGAAATTCAAGcattacaattgtttagatATGTTTATAGATCAAAACAATAtccatttgaattttataaaaattcttATAGTTAAAAATACTGAGTCTATGTAGGTGTTCTCATGTCTAGAGAAGTATAAAAAGATAACTGAAAGataactaaaataaatgattttttttgtttcttttaaaatcatgagatatatttttttccagaTCGCGAATGCCCTGAGCTCGCACAGCCCAGTTTGGGTCAGGTCACAGTTGCGGGACGTCACTTTGGAGCCCGTGCATCCTACGCCTGTCCCCATGGATACCATGTGGTGGGTCTGCAGAGTCGTCTTTGCCAGGCGGATGGCAATTGGGCCGGAGCTGAGCCGGCTTGCAAGCAGAACAGTAAgtgaaatgaattaaaaatttaataaaataaatccttTAATCCTTGGAAATCCCCTAGTTTACTGCCTGAAGCCACCGCAGATAGAGCATGCACGAAATTCGGCGCTGCCGGAACAGGAAACCTTTGACCTGGACTCCACGGTGCAGTATCATTGTCACACCGGCTATGTGACCAATGGATTTCCCCGGGCCAAGTGTCTGGCCATCGATAACCTGGCCAGTTGGTATGGGCCGGATATTCAGTGCGAACGTGAGTGATTTGTCTGTCTATAAGGGGCATCCTATTAGAATTATACAATATTAACGATTTCAGCTCGATCCTGTGGCCAGCCACCAGATCCGGCTTATGGATGGCATGCCGGCGAGTGTTATACCTATGGATGCAAGATCACCTACAATTGCGGAACCGGATACGAGCTGGTGGGCAAACATGAGCGATATTGCCAGTCGGATGGATCCTGGACGCCCAAGGAGCTGCCCACCTGTGTCTGTGAGTATTGCGAAATAGCCTGTAGAGCTTGTAACCGACCTCTGACCTTTAAAGCGGATAGCGCAAATGTAACCACCACCCAAGCGTCGTTGTCCTAGGCGAGACGACCCTTTGAGTTTCGTTTCCGACTCCTTGGAGCTGGCAATGGCACAGATCCCCAATACCAATACCAATATCCGTATCCAAAAAAACTATGTATTAAGCGTACTATGTACTTTGGTCAGGGTTCGGGTCCTCCAGTCGGAGTTCTCCGATCCTGTTAACCACACACATTCTCTCTCTATCTCTGATTTGATCTAGCGTTACAAAAAACAGATTGTTCAAAAATTTATGCAATaccttgttgttgttgttggcctATTAATGTTGAATtgaatgaataaataaaagttACCGCAAATCTtgagcaaaaacaaaaaaaatatttcaaaaaaagaaaaaatttaatCAAATCGAAACCGAAACGAAGTTGTTTTATTTGGTGGATCGATCGCTAGCAGCTTTCAAAGATTTGTGGTAGCTTTTAGCTTTTCCATAACCCCTTCCTCCTTCGATTGCTAATCCGCTTCTCCCGCTTCCCGCACAGTGGTCACCTCGGTGGTGTGCCCCACTCCGGAGAATCCTAAGAACGGCAAGGCCACCTACACCACCCTGGCCTACAACTCGGTGGTCAGCTACGAGTGCCGCTACGGATACACCCTGATGGGCGAGAGTTCCAGTCGCTGCGGAGCGGATCGAAAGTGGAGCGGCCTGTTGCCCACCTGCAAGGGTGAGTTAGCCCTTTCTTAGCCCATGGGATACAAATTCTCTCTGCCGTCGACCACTACTTCAGATATGTATAGGTATATGGACCCAAGGGGTTTTCTTAAGCCAAGATTGTCACAGATATCGCAAGCTAACATTTTTATCTAAAATTAGTTTGGTGTTCAAATGTTCTAAAGGAAAAAGAAGATATTTAAACATCTGCAgagttatataaaaaatttgactaagaaaagaataattttatataaaaaaaattattaaaaattattataatttataaaaacataatattaaactatttatttatttaaattattatttttttataatatttatattctcAATAGATGTATGTAAGAAATTTTTAGTAGTATAGACAATCATTCCTATGATGACTATACTTGAACTAATGGTATCCTAACCCACTTCAACAGAGATCAACTGCGGCCATCCCGGAGTCCTTTACAACGGCTGGATCGAGAACATCGAAGCGGGCACCGGACTGGGGGCCAGCATAATTTTCCGCTGCCAGCCGGAGATGATGATCAATGGCCTGGGCTCGAGCGTTTGCCAGATCGATGGAAGATGGCGTAACGCCCTGCCCGAGTGCTTGGCGCCCTGTGTGGTGCCCACCATCTCCCAGGGCAATGTCTACCCGATTGAAATAACCACGGATGAGAACGGGACAACGATTATCCATCCGCCGACGACCACGACACAGTCTCCAATTCAAACGCAGAGCATCGGCATTGGGGGAGTGGAGAAGGTGAAGCATGGAACGGCACTGGAGGTCAAGTGTGATGAGAACTATGAGTTTCCCGTCTCCCTGCTCAGTCCGCCCACGTGCAACAATGGCACCTGGAGCATCATTCCACGCTGTGTGCCCGCCAGGTGCAAGAGTATGCCGAGGCCACCCAAACATGGAATGGTGATGGCTCCCAAAACGGAGCACGGCATGAAGGCTCGTTTCAAGTGCAAGGATGGCTTCAAACTGGTCAGTCCCGAGGGTAAGGATGTGACGGATCCGCATGACTATGTGCTCACCTGCTCCTTTGGCAACTGGACCGGAGAGACGCCCAAGTGCGACGAGGTCTTCTGCTCCTTTCCAGGCTACATTCCCAACGGGAAGGTCCTGCTCGTTGGTAACATGGGGCTCTACGACTACCGGCCGTATGTGAAAAAGATCGTGAACAACAAACAGATCATGTACGATTGCGACAAGGGTTATGTCTTGGAGGTAAAAAATGGCATCCTTATAAAGCATATGATGGTGAATGGCTTTTGATAGGTTGGTCCACCGGGTGCCACGTGTGTGGGTGGCAAGTGGCGTCCATTGGATCTGCCGCAGTGTCTCCTGGGACAGCATCCTCGTCTTCGATGGAATCGCCGCAGACGTCGCTCCCTTGAGATCCGCCAGCTGAGATCCATGTATCTCCTGCGACGTCAGCGAGATCTTCAAAGACAGCTTATCGATAATGAGAACTATATCAAAGCAGGTAGGTTAATAGGTCCCAAGtcttatatattatatttagaTACCATACCTTCTAGTTGCCAATACTGCCCAACCAACGGTCCACCGGGTGAAGCGCAATGCTAGTCCTCATCCGAATCCGCAGCCCTATCCCTCGGATGCCGCACTGGCCTTCTCCAAGTACTACCAAAAGATCAAGGAGCGATATCAGCGATATGTTCGGAAGATGCTGGGTCATGACCGGATCTACCAGAAGCTTCACACCCAGGATCCAGTTGGAAGGGTGGGCAACAACCTCAATGCCCACCACGATGGTGGGCAGGTGATGATGCGGGGCAAGTCCAACTTTAGAGAATTCGAGAATGGAAACAATTACCTGGGAGGCGGGGTAGGTACAGGAGTCGTTGCGCTGCCCAACATCAACCAGGCATCGCGTAATCAGGTGGCCCACATAAACCGCACTCCCAAAGAGGAGCTGCTATCCAACGGCTCACCGCCGGTGGCATCGCGCAGCTTCCACGTAAATGCCACCAGATCCTACATGGACCAATTGAAATCTCAGATAGTGCGACGAAGGCGCAAGAGGAGCTCCAGCATTGGACAGTCACCACCTCCTTCGGGGGCCACTCTTCCGGATGCGGAAGTGGACATTAGCGATGGAGGAGAGGCCGGAAAGGGAGGCGGTGGCAAGCGGTTGCGAGGACCCTGCGAAGATCTCGACTGGGACTCCTTTGGCAACGTGACCACATTGCGTCCGGGTAAGGTTCCTGGCCGAAATGCCGTAGGCATCATGCTGCACCTGGAGTGCAACGCCGGATTCAAGCTAAACATCAAGGGTGACAATGTCACTGCACGCTGCATCCGTGGAATCTGGAAGCCGGAGACGCCCAAGTGTCTGTCCGCTCCCTGTTTGGTGCCCGCCGTGGAACACGGACAATACTACAAGGTGGAGCCCCACACGAAGCAGCTTAGCGATAAGCCCTCGCTTACCCCGCTTTCCACCTACGAGGAGATCCAGTCGAACGAGTTCATCACCCTGGAGTGCGAAGATGGGTTCAACATTCAGGTGGGAAACAGAGCTATGAAGCAGTAAATTAAAAGTTGTCTAATACAATTAATTtacatatttcatattttttaatgacaTGATTATACCCTAAAacatattttgaattttagaAATCCGTCGTTTACGGgaaacttttttatatttttttgaaaaattgtaatttttgtaaatttatttGACTTGATTTTATTAATTGAACAGGgaaaagtaaaaacaaaagaaaaaaagataaaagaaaaaaaaaattataacaaaatgtgtttaaatattttttactgagAGTTACATCATTAAGTTCCTTTCTTAAAATTCTAGGGCTCGGCTCAGCTGCGTTGCGCCCACGGATCCTGGTCGGTAAACGCCTTTTCCGAATGCACATCGGTACCATGCACGCTGCCCAATATACCAGGAGTCATCTACGACGTAAGGATCCCTCATATACAGCTCAACCACAACTAAAACTTATTCCTATTTCCCAGGGAGGCTATCGGGCAGGATTAACAATTGGCCATGGAAGTAGCGTAAGTGTTCGCTGTGAGCTCTCCACCAACGCCAATCCAATAGAGATGTCCTGCCATAAGGGCATCCTCACACCACCCAGTATTCCTTGCGAGTCGGGATTGAGGAAGTCTCGTCAGGAACTGGagcatgccacgcccactccgcATCCCAAAATGGAGCACAACGAACTGGACAACGATCATGATCACCATGACAATAGCACCGATGAGCACGACGACATGAAGATGTGTGGTCCTCCCATGCTTACAGATGGCGCCCTGGTCTACAAGTTAGTTAATGCCTTCTTATATCTTGTGCCTTTATATGTCCTTTAATCACTGAAGGAATGCCGAGCATCCAGAGCTTGATGGCGCCTACGAGAGCGGCACAGAGATCTTCTTCAACTGCATCCCAAATGCGGCCGGGGATCGGCAGACATGGCGCATCATCTGCGACAATGGACTGTGGATAGGACGATCGTACAACTGTGGTGAGTTATAGCAGCTCAatcataattaaaatttttcaaatgttttaatataaatatttattttttaagaaaacgGAACGTGTGTGTTCAGAAACAATGAAGCTAATGTGGTTAGTTTTTACAATGACCTGGAGATCCGTGAGGACGTTGTGGACTTTCCTCCAGGAGCCACAATCATATCTAGGTAAGCTGTGGACAAgaattttgttattatttcaaatattacatatatttGCCCCATCTCAGATGTATGGACATTGGAAAATTTTCGATGACGGGTAGTCATGAGAGGACCTGCATTCACTCGGAATGGACCAACACCAAGCCCGTGTGCTCCGGCCTAAACCAAGAGAACGACTATGCAAGTAGGTATCTGCCATTCCCATTTAGGATAAGGTAACCTAAACTATTCTGAACTGCAGTGGAGAAGGCTCCAACCATCCTGTTCCGACACCAAAACGGACCCATCGCCCAGAGCAACGATGGCAAGCTGATCGTTTATCccggaaccactctgcacaTGGAGTGCCTGTGGATGCGACGCTTTGGAAATCCGAAGTGGAACGTCAGTCATACGCACAAGTGGGTATCGGGTTGGGTATACTATATAGGCTgtataaaattttacatttttattttactgaCTATTTAATTGCAATTGCAGATAAGGGTAtgttaaacaaatttttttgaaactatttttttaaattttgaatgAACATGGTATTGCGTTTTTCATTCATGAATTCTGAATAGGTTTTTGGTAATAAGGGGctaattgatttaaaaaacaatatatGCTTTACAAGATTTTAAGTTAAAAGGGTTAAGATATGAAGAGGGAGTAAAAGCGTATTTCTAATTTCTTGAGATATTAACTAATTGATACTAGAAAAGATGTCTGAGCTCATAAATACTTAGGATATTGTTTAGAAAAACATCCAATTACCACATCTAACGAATCGCCGTGCATTGCAGGAACTACACGGAGGGCTGGGTGACCGAAGCGGACGAGGGTCGCGACTCGACTTTGGAGTACCGTCTGAGCATCGTGAACGCGGCCAGCGACGACTCCGGGTTCTACTCCTGCATGACACCCGCTCGTCATGAGCACGCCGTGGAGGTGGTGGTGCGAGCGATCAACTGCCCGGAGATTCCGATGCGACGTGGCCTGATCGTGAACACAAACGATACCAAGCTGAGCACGCGGGCGCTGCTGTCCTGCGCGAATGGGAACTCCTTGATTGGCGCCTCGGAGCTGTTCTGCCTGCCGAGTGGCAATTGGAGCGCACCGCTGCCGGTTTGCGAGAGCGTCGAGTGCGGCGACATCCCGCTGGGGATGGGCAGCAACGCCAGCTCGCCGCGCGTCTCTGTGCTGTCGCGTGAGGTGGGCGGCCGGGCGGCCTTCTCGTGCTCCTCCGGCTACGGGCTGCGCGGCCCATCGGAGGCCATCTGCAATCCCACGGGCGAGTGGTCGGCGCCGCTGCCCACCTGCGTCGAGGTGCAGGTATGTACCAGGCACTGTGCTCTCTCACAATTTACTTATTGACAGCCGTTGTCCGTTTTTTGTTTGCAGTGCGACAATCCCGGAGCGCCGCAAAATGGTTACGCCCAGGGCTCGGCTCCTTATCGTGCCGGCGATGTGGTCCAGTTCAATTGCAACCCGGAGTACATGATGCAGGGCCAGCCGATCATTGCCTGCCAGGACAATGGGCGTTGGTCGGGCGGCCTGCCCAAGTGCGTGCAGGCTTGCTCCTATCCGGGCACCGTCATCAGCGGCCGGATGTCCTCTGTCAAGTTCTATTACGCCATCGGCGAGAGCATCACCTTCACCTGCGATGCCGGATTGGATCTGCGCGGCTCCAAGGTTCTCAAGTGCCTCAAGAACGGCAAATGGTCCAGTGCCATTCCCACGTGCGTGACCAACGATGGTCCAGCCGGTggtggtggaggaggaggagggggATCCGGATCCGTTGGCTCCAACAAGCACCTGTCCACCAGCATGGGCTAGAGGAACAGGAGCCCTATCGGACATCGAACGACCGCAAGGATATGCGTTGCACCAGAGTGATACTAATACATATTACCTACTAACTAATGCACATTCCAGGCGCACAGTCAAGCGTTTACTAACTAATAGCGACATTATTGCGATTCAATTGTAACTGTAACGTAATTGTAACGTAACTGTAGCCCTGTACTGTATCGCACGGCCATCATTTTACTATTAATAAATGTTCGTCGAATAGAAAGATCCTTTTGGATGCTCTTACTTGGAATTTAGAAATAGTTTTTACAGAAAGCCTTTAATTCAATTGAGAGATTTATTCAATTTTGAATCAATAATGATTTAAAATCTATAAAATCTTTTACTTAACCGTTAGTTAATATTACAAACTTAGTCGACTGACTGTtatgtaaataaatttaaatttaaatttaaattcgaATATTAAACAGTGTTGATAACCGCCATTGTTCCACTTTCACCTTACAGCACTGATCTATGTTAACAGCAGCGCTGGTAACTTTTAACAGTGCAGGCACGGTCACACTGCGTGTGTTCTTCATCTCGAATcgcatttaaattttaaaacgcTGGCAAAAATCTCACTAGCTTAAGATACAATTTAGTTTTCGTTTAAGTGCAACGCAAAGTCCTCCCTCCCCCGCCCGCAGATCCATTGTTTCGTTTTCAATTTCTCCACACCATTGTACACGCActgctattgttgttgttgctgctgctgctgcttccactggtattattgttgttgttggtgcaAGGACGAGTGACGTCCTTCGAAAAAGGCGCAACAATTTACCCCGCGCAACAAGGTGTTTTCGGGGGGTGGCGGGAAAATCAATAAATAGCAAAGAGCAAGTGCATACACAAGTGCTAGTTCCCATTGTGTATGTATTGATGTAGGTAGGTACGTGTGTACACAGATACCCGTTGCTGCTGAGTGTGTGTGCGTTGTATACTAAAACTTTCTTTTTCTAGGCAGCCAACTGCAAAATAGAACAACAGCCAACGAAGCTCAGCTCAACACAAAGGAATTTGGATCGAGGACAGGAGCCCCTAATATGGACAACGCGGGCGAGGACAGCGACAATGATGTGGTCACCGATTTCCTGAACTCCAACTGCACCGAATCCTCTGAAGCACTGGTCAATGGTGGTGGTTCTGCTCATAACCGGGGCGCCTCCATAGAAAGCCAAAACTACTGCATACCCGTTATAAACGcacctgctcctgctcctgcgcccgctgcagctgcagctgctcctgctcccaACTCCAATTCCACTCCCGCCAGCATTATCAACAACAACATGATACCCATCATCAATGTGACGCCGCACAGTCCGGCCATGGCTTCCAAGTACAACAACATATTCGAGGACACGCTCAGCCAGCTGCAGAATATCCGGGAAACGGTCGTCCAGATGAAGAACTCCTCCTCAACCAGCCAGCACATGCAGGACGGCAGTTTGAGCAATCATGGTCTGCTCAGCGCAGCCATACTGAGTGCCTCGCTGCCCGATCTCACGGGCACGGGTGCAGGACCAGTTGCCGCTGGCGCCAACTATGCAATGTGGTCGTCCACGGCACCGCAGCAATGCCTGCTGCTGCACACGGACCGCCGGAAGTCGTGGACTGCAGTGGACGATGCTAACGGGGGTGGCGGTGACTGCACCAACAAGAGCGTCAGTCTATCCAGCCTGGACAGCGAGGAGCAGGAGACCATCCGCGTCACCGAACAGCGACGAAGGTCGGCCAGAAACAGCACTGGAGGTACATATGCATTGGGCTGGGTTGCTTTCGGGGGTGGGTTTTGCAATGCCATTAGTGTGGAAACACCGCGACGTTTTGTAGTAGTCTAGTTTCATACCTTTAACTGGTCAGAAAGAAATCTATAAAATCCACAAGTATCGGAAAATGGATCgaaagcgtttgtttaaatatatttttcgtTTGTCTTATGGTTTTTAACGACAAGTGTCCGTGTCAAGTGCTTGTACATGGAATGTTAGATTGCACTGACTGAATGAAGTCATTTGAAAAGGTACTGTAGCTGCATTTTATCTTTATACCCCTATTGGGTTTGTATTTTATGAGTGCCatataagtaaaaaaaagtaATTATAAAATCTGAGGATATATTCTCGTTACTCTGGGGAACCTCCAATGCCCTACAGCATTGTATTAAGTGGTTTTATACCTACTCTAAAGTATAGGGAGTCACTAAAATGACTGACATAAATAGATCACAAAAGTCTTGATTTCAGTAAATTAATTTCGCTAAAGGTTAAGCGGCTTAAAGGCAAATTTAACCAATTGTTCGATTGAAATTGATATGCCCCTGAACCAAAGCGTAGGGGCCGTTACCAGTTAGTTTCAATTTTGATAAGAAATTCCACAATAGCCCGTTATCTGGAAGCCCCGGTAGAGCTTTGGCATTGGTAGCTTCGACCAGAGGCATGCGAATAGAAACCCTAACGATTAGTACTTACTAACCAAGTCTCTTACTATTATCACTTGCAGGCATTTCCACCCACTCGCTAAACGAGGCGGAGCTGGCCCGTGACTTTGAGAGAATTGCAGCCAAACGGAGCCTGGCCACGGAGATCATTAGCCGGATACCGCTGCAAAAGAGCATATCGACGAGCTCCATTATTGCCAAGGAGGATATCAAGGCGATCGCCCGCCACCTCACGGACAGCGAGGATGAGAACCAAAGCCTGTTGCGGGCCCACGCAAAGATCGAGGTCTACGACAACGTAGAGAAGCGTCCCAAGCGCGGTTCCATATTCTTCCGCAAGAAGAAGCCAAAGGCGAAAACGAAGTCCCTAGTTGGAGGTCAACTTAGTGCTTGCGACGTATGCGGGGCAGCCATCACGCTGGCGCAAATCAAGGAGCACCACCTGGAGTGCAAGGTGAAGAAGATGGGCGGGGGTCAGGACTTCTACGACGGGCCGGATGCCAACACCTATAGCAACCCAGAGGATCAGCCGCTGATACGTTCAGACTTGCAGTTTCTCAACGATCCGCTCATCGAAGCGCAGGATCTGGGAGCTGATCCCGCTTTGGGCATCGTTCTTAAGGAACACGACTCTTGGACCCCGAATGTTCCCAGAGACATGCTCAAGACGCTGAAGGAACTGCAAATAAAGCGGCAGGAACATATCTATGAGTTCATCATGACCGAGAAGCACCACTGCCAGACTCTGATTGTCATGCAGAAGGTGTTTGTGGAGAGTCTGGAGCGGCACTTTCCATCCCTTAACCTGAACAGCATGTTTCCGCGTCTGCAACAGCTCACCGATCTGCACACCTGCTTTCTGCGCCAGTTGCGACTCAAACAGCGTGAGCATCCCATGGTGGACAGTATTGCCGACATCCTACTGGACTTCTTCTCCTTGGAGCAG is a genomic window of Drosophila suzukii chromosome 2L, CBGP_Dsuzu_IsoJpt1.0, whole genome shotgun sequence containing:
- the Hasp gene encoding sushi, von Willebrand factor type A, EGF and pentraxin domain-containing protein 1 isoform X1 encodes the protein MNRLLLQCLVTTILVYKVISVPTSTMSTSIQTTSEIPQQDDDDDDWEEDDDSLESDDDGRVYKNPRNSPSTECPRDEEQATLLGQKCLRKCSSDEDCKSKKKKCLCDGVCGNSCIKPDRECPELAQPSLGQVTVAGRHFGARASYACPHGYHVVGLQSRLCQADGNWAGAEPACKQNIYCLKPPQIEHARNSALPEQETFDLDSTVQYHCHTGYVTNGFPRAKCLAIDNLASWYGPDIQCEPRSCGQPPDPAYGWHAGECYTYGCKITYNCGTGYELVGKHERYCQSDGSWTPKELPTCVLVTSVVCPTPENPKNGKATYTTLAYNSVVSYECRYGYTLMGESSSRCGADRKWSGLLPTCKEINCGHPGVLYNGWIENIEAGTGLGASIIFRCQPEMMINGLGSSVCQIDGRWRNALPECLAPCVVPTISQGNVYPIEITTDENGTTIIHPPTTTTQSPIQTQSIGIGGVEKVKHGTALEVKCDENYEFPVSLLSPPTCNNGTWSIIPRCVPARCKSMPRPPKHGMVMAPKTEHGMKARFKCKDGFKLVSPEGKDVTDPHDYVLTCSFGNWTGETPKCDEVFCSFPGYIPNGKVLLVGNMGLYDYRPYVKKIVNNKQIMYDCDKGYVLEVGPPGATCVGGKWRPLDLPQCLLGQHPRLRWNRRRRRSLEIRQLRSMYLLRRQRDLQRQLIDNENYIKAVANTAQPTVHRVKRNASPHPNPQPYPSDAALAFSKYYQKIKERYQRYVRKMLGHDRIYQKLHTQDPVGRVGNNLNAHHDGGQVMMRGKSNFREFENGNNYLGGGVGTGVVALPNINQASRNQVAHINRTPKEELLSNGSPPVASRSFHVNATRSYMDQLKSQIVRRRRKRSSSIGQSPPPSGATLPDAEVDISDGGEAGKGGGGKRLRGPCEDLDWDSFGNVTTLRPGKVPGRNAVGIMLHLECNAGFKLNIKGDNVTARCIRGIWKPETPKCLSAPCLVPAVEHGQYYKVEPHTKQLSDKPSLTPLSTYEEIQSNEFITLECEDGFNIQGSAQLRCAHGSWSVNAFSECTSVPCTLPNIPGVIYDGGYRAGLTIGHGSSVSVRCELSTNANPIEMSCHKGILTPPSIPCESGLRKSRQELEHATPTPHPKMEHNELDNDHDHHDNSTDEHDDMKMCGPPMLTDGALVYKNAEHPELDGAYESGTEIFFNCIPNAAGDRQTWRIICDNGLWIGRSYNCENGTCVFRNNEANVVSFYNDLEIREDVVDFPPGATIISRCMDIGKFSMTGSHERTCIHSEWTNTKPVCSGLNQENDYAMEKAPTILFRHQNGPIAQSNDGKLIVYPGTTLHMECLWMRRFGNPKWNVSHTHKNYTEGWVTEADEGRDSTLEYRLSIVNAASDDSGFYSCMTPARHEHAVEVVVRAINCPEIPMRRGLIVNTNDTKLSTRALLSCANGNSLIGASELFCLPSGNWSAPLPVCESVECGDIPLGMGSNASSPRVSVLSREVGGRAAFSCSSGYGLRGPSEAICNPTGEWSAPLPTCVEVQCDNPGAPQNGYAQGSAPYRAGDVVQFNCNPEYMMQGQPIIACQDNGRWSGGLPKCVQACSYPGTVISGRMSSVKFYYAIGESITFTCDAGLDLRGSKVLKCLKNGKWSSAIPTCVTNDGPAGGGGGGGGGSGSVGSNKHLSTSMG
- the Hasp gene encoding protein lev-9 isoform X3, with product MNRLLLQCLVTTILVYKVISVPTSTMSTSIQTTSEIPQQDDDDDDWEEDDDSLESDDDGRVYKNPRNSPSTECPRDEEQATLLGQKCLRKCSSDEDCKSKKKKCLCDGVCGNSCIKPDRECPELAQPSLGQVTVAGRHFGARASYACPHGYHVVGLQSRLCQADGNWAGAEPACKQNIYCLKPPQIEHARNSALPEQETFDLDSTVQYHCHTGYVTNGFPRAKCLAIDNLASWYGPDIQCEPRSCGQPPDPAYGWHAGECYTYGCKITYNCGTGYELVGKHERYCQSDGSWTPKELPTCVSDSANVTTTQASLS
- the Hasp gene encoding sushi, von Willebrand factor type A, EGF and pentraxin domain-containing protein 1 isoform X2 — protein: MSTSIQTTSEIPQQDDDDDDWEEDDDSLESDDDGRVYKNPRNSPSTECPRDEEQATLLGQKCLRKCSSDEDCKSKKKKCLCDGVCGNSCIKPDRECPELAQPSLGQVTVAGRHFGARASYACPHGYHVVGLQSRLCQADGNWAGAEPACKQNIYCLKPPQIEHARNSALPEQETFDLDSTVQYHCHTGYVTNGFPRAKCLAIDNLASWYGPDIQCEPRSCGQPPDPAYGWHAGECYTYGCKITYNCGTGYELVGKHERYCQSDGSWTPKELPTCVLVTSVVCPTPENPKNGKATYTTLAYNSVVSYECRYGYTLMGESSSRCGADRKWSGLLPTCKEINCGHPGVLYNGWIENIEAGTGLGASIIFRCQPEMMINGLGSSVCQIDGRWRNALPECLAPCVVPTISQGNVYPIEITTDENGTTIIHPPTTTTQSPIQTQSIGIGGVEKVKHGTALEVKCDENYEFPVSLLSPPTCNNGTWSIIPRCVPARCKSMPRPPKHGMVMAPKTEHGMKARFKCKDGFKLVSPEGKDVTDPHDYVLTCSFGNWTGETPKCDEVFCSFPGYIPNGKVLLVGNMGLYDYRPYVKKIVNNKQIMYDCDKGYVLEVGPPGATCVGGKWRPLDLPQCLLGQHPRLRWNRRRRRSLEIRQLRSMYLLRRQRDLQRQLIDNENYIKAVANTAQPTVHRVKRNASPHPNPQPYPSDAALAFSKYYQKIKERYQRYVRKMLGHDRIYQKLHTQDPVGRVGNNLNAHHDGGQVMMRGKSNFREFENGNNYLGGGVGTGVVALPNINQASRNQVAHINRTPKEELLSNGSPPVASRSFHVNATRSYMDQLKSQIVRRRRKRSSSIGQSPPPSGATLPDAEVDISDGGEAGKGGGGKRLRGPCEDLDWDSFGNVTTLRPGKVPGRNAVGIMLHLECNAGFKLNIKGDNVTARCIRGIWKPETPKCLSAPCLVPAVEHGQYYKVEPHTKQLSDKPSLTPLSTYEEIQSNEFITLECEDGFNIQGSAQLRCAHGSWSVNAFSECTSVPCTLPNIPGVIYDGGYRAGLTIGHGSSVSVRCELSTNANPIEMSCHKGILTPPSIPCESGLRKSRQELEHATPTPHPKMEHNELDNDHDHHDNSTDEHDDMKMCGPPMLTDGALVYKNAEHPELDGAYESGTEIFFNCIPNAAGDRQTWRIICDNGLWIGRSYNCENGTCVFRNNEANVVSFYNDLEIREDVVDFPPGATIISRCMDIGKFSMTGSHERTCIHSEWTNTKPVCSGLNQENDYAMEKAPTILFRHQNGPIAQSNDGKLIVYPGTTLHMECLWMRRFGNPKWNVSHTHKNYTEGWVTEADEGRDSTLEYRLSIVNAASDDSGFYSCMTPARHEHAVEVVVRAINCPEIPMRRGLIVNTNDTKLSTRALLSCANGNSLIGASELFCLPSGNWSAPLPVCESVECGDIPLGMGSNASSPRVSVLSREVGGRAAFSCSSGYGLRGPSEAICNPTGEWSAPLPTCVEVQCDNPGAPQNGYAQGSAPYRAGDVVQFNCNPEYMMQGQPIIACQDNGRWSGGLPKCVQACSYPGTVISGRMSSVKFYYAIGESITFTCDAGLDLRGSKVLKCLKNGKWSSAIPTCVTNDGPAGGGGGGGGGSGSVGSNKHLSTSMG